The Waddliaceae bacterium genome segment AGTCTCATGCTATACTGATGAGCGAACTGTGTCATCGCTTTGAAGATCCCGATGATAAGAATCATAATAGCCAGGTTTTTTATGCTCGAAAGATCGACTTTACCGTTAAGCCATTGTATTAAAAGCGTCACCTTATTTTTGCTTTTATTTACGGTGATATACCTCGCAGCGCTTTCTTTGGTGATAACGCCGGTATTTTTCGTATCGATATCGTCCCACCGTTCTCGTACTTCTTCTTTAGTAACGCTACCGTCGTCTTCTGGGGTAAAGAGTTCAAAGAAGTCCGCGCCTTTGTCGGTGATAATACGCAGGGAGAATATCTCCATCTGTGATGCCAATGAAAATAATATCATCGAAATCACGGTAACGATGAGCAGTCGGTATATTTTTTTGTTCTGTCCTGCAAGTTTAAAAAGTAGTCTCATATCTCTTCTGAATATTCTCCCATGATGCGGAATTTCCTATATCGTCGTTCTACGAGTTCTTCGATATCTAGGGTTTGTAGTTCTTCCCACTGTTTCGTTATAAATTTCTTTACTTTGTCATACACCTTTCTAGGGCTATGGTGTGCGCCACCGAGGGGTTCTTCGATGATCTCATCGATGAGGCCTTTGTCGTGGAGGTCTTCGGCGTTGAGTTTCAGCGTCGCTGCTGCGATGGACTTTTTATCTGCGTCTTTCCATAATATCGACGCGCATCCTTCTGGTGATATCACGGAATAGTATGCATGTTGTAGCATCCCGATGACGTCACCGACGCCCATCCCTAGCGCTCCTCCCGAGCATCCTTCTCCGATTATTACTACTACTATCGGCGTACGTATCAGCGAAAAATCTCTGAGGTTTTCTGCTATAGCCCATCCTTGTCCACGTTCTTCTGCTTCGAGTCCTGGGTATGCTCCTGGGGTGTCGATGAAAGATACTATGGGCAGCCCGAACTTCTCTGCTAGGCGTGCAAGTCTTATAGCTTTTCTGAACCCTTCGGGGTTTACCATCCCGAAGTTATGGTGTACTCTACTTTCGGTGTCTTTGCCTTTCTCCTGTCCCATGACGACACATTTCTTTCCGCCAATGACGGCTAGCCCTCCTATCACTGCGGCGTCGTCGCCGAAGGTTCTATCTCCGCAAAGTTCTATGAAATCGTCACAAAGATTTTCAATGTAGTCGCTAGCGTGTGGACGTTTAGGGTGTCGGGATATTATCACACGCTCCCATGGTGTCAGTGAGGAGTATACGTTCTTCTTTAGGTCGTGGAGCTTCTCTTCGAAGTCGGCGACCTCTTCGGCGTCGAAGACGCCATCTTCGCCGTTGCGAAGTTTACGTATCGTCTCCTCATATTCTACGATCTTCTTCTCGTGTGGTAAAACGTCCAATTGCTATTCTACTCCTGGCACATCGGCATCGCGGAAGTCTTTGACAAGCTGTATATATGTAGGTTTTGTTATTACGATGGCGAAGAGTTCTTCGATATCGGCGGTACGTAGACGTATACATCCATCGCTATCATATTCTCCTATGCCGTCGAGGCTTTCTTCTTTCCTTCGTGTCTTCTCGTTCCACACCCATGGTGCGCCGTGAATTCCAAGGCCTTTTGCTGGCTCTGTACACTCTGATATCTCTTTATCGAAAGGTATCCATCGTGTTCCGAAGACGGTCATCATCTCGATACGTTCGCCGTTATATATCCCTTTGTATCCTGGCCTGTATACGGCGATCTTATCGCCCAAGGAGTATTTCCCTATAGGCGTAAGGATCCCTGAAGCTTTCATTGTGTCAGCCCTTCCGAGGCCTACTGGGTATGTTTTAAGGAGTACTCTTTCGTCGGAGCTTTTGTCGTGGTAGTAGAACCACAGCTTACTTCTTGTGATATCGACGACGAGGTGGAAGTCTACGTCTTTATCTTTACGGAAGACGTTGAACTTATCGCCATTGGTTACATTCTGTGTGTCGTAGTCGACTTTTTTGTTTAGGCTGCGGGCTATGAAATGTCGTGATGTCTTGTAGTGGTTTGCGTAGTCGACGACCCATGCTGCTGCGCCACGTTTCCATGGGACTCTGCTGGTATATGTCACCGTCTCTACTATAGGAAGCTTTGGCATTCCGAGGTTAAAGAGCTCGTTGATACGGTCGACGTCCGAAGACTCATCAGCGACGGGAGGTGGACGCGATACGATATCTTCATTGAAAGGTGTTGTAGCGGTGGTGGTGCTAATATATTCGCCGTCGAGCTGCAGCTCTATGGGATCGTTAATATCTGTTATAGGAGAGTTTTTTTCTCCTATGAAGGCTTTTTTAAACAACCCAACGATGAGCACCAACGAGAAAAGTGCTACCGCCATAAACGCTAATATCTTCGAAAATGACATCTTCATACTCCTGTTTTTTGTATACATCGCGCCCGTAACATCAGTTACGAAATAAGCCATTATTGTAGAACAAAGCCCTTATTTTGCCAAGGAATTACTTGCCAGTGTAATGCGGCTATGCCGCATAGTTCGGAGTTCGGAGTTCGGAATAGGATTTTTCACCACGGAGGCACGGAGAACACAGAGAGGAAATAGGACAGGCTGGGGGGATTTCCCCCAGACCCCCTTTCTGAAGGTAAGCTCTACGCTATACGCTATTCCTATGCGCTATTAAAAGCATTCATCAATC includes the following:
- a CDS encoding acetyl-CoA carboxylase carboxyltransferase subunit alpha is translated as MDVLPHEKKIVEYEETIRKLRNGEDGVFDAEEVADFEEKLHDLKKNVYSSLTPWERVIISRHPKRPHASDYIENLCDDFIELCGDRTFGDDAAVIGGLAVIGGKKCVVMGQEKGKDTESRVHHNFGMVNPEGFRKAIRLARLAEKFGLPIVSFIDTPGAYPGLEAEERGQGWAIAENLRDFSLIRTPIVVVIIGEGCSGGALGMGVGDVIGMLQHAYYSVISPEGCASILWKDADKKSIAAATLKLNAEDLHDKGLIDEIIEEPLGGAHHSPRKVYDKVKKFITKQWEELQTLDIEELVERRYRKFRIMGEYSEEI
- a CDS encoding L,D-transpeptidase, with the protein product MSFSKILAFMAVALFSLVLIVGLFKKAFIGEKNSPITDINDPIELQLDGEYISTTTATTPFNEDIVSRPPPVADESSDVDRINELFNLGMPKLPIVETVTYTSRVPWKRGAAAWVVDYANHYKTSRHFIARSLNKKVDYDTQNVTNGDKFNVFRKDKDVDFHLVVDITRSKLWFYYHDKSSDERVLLKTYPVGLGRADTMKASGILTPIGKYSLGDKIAVYRPGYKGIYNGERIEMMTVFGTRWIPFDKEISECTEPAKGLGIHGAPWVWNEKTRRKEESLDGIGEYDSDGCIRLRTADIEELFAIVITKPTYIQLVKDFRDADVPGVE